A genomic segment from Mucilaginibacter terrenus encodes:
- a CDS encoding ATP-binding protein, whose translation MNNTFQKNIIAENEKQRLIALRRYRIFNTEAEQSFTSTARLLADIFSVSIAMITFVDDEEVSFQAQVGLTSTIAPRGESFCSLTVLTDEVTVVENAIEDAVVAQNPLVCGDFGLRFYAGAPLITYDGYRIGTLCIVDTKPRTFSAHERSILQGIARIVMEQIELRLKNLDEADKQDVTNEQLQQSNNQLIASEKHFQHILDTMAEGVGIIDLSGRLVYANAMAQKILGLTQHEIKQRTYYDASWKNLRIDGTELPDSEHPMSIMMQTQKPVFDYEIAVQPDKGERFYISINAAPIVDPETNELTGGVGTFMDVTNRRRVLQQKDEFINVASHELKTPVTSLKAAMQIIERLKEKPNPAMFDKMIAQANKSLEKLATLLNDLLNSNRISQGHLQLRKTKFLVSQLVDDSFSHIRSDDKHEIIYKGDLDIEVYADEQQIDQVLVNLVNNAVKYAPDSPNIVIAAERLQDAVRISVKDTGPGIPPEHLPHIFDRYYRSDHSSYQFSGLGLGLYICAEIIKKHNGEIGVESTFGEGTEFWFTLPTKD comes from the coding sequence ATGAATAACACGTTTCAAAAGAACATAATAGCAGAAAATGAGAAGCAACGTTTGATTGCGCTTCGGCGGTATCGGATATTTAATACAGAGGCAGAGCAGTCGTTCACAAGTACGGCTCGGCTTCTGGCAGATATATTCAGTGTGTCTATCGCTATGATAACCTTTGTTGATGACGAAGAAGTATCGTTTCAGGCGCAAGTGGGCTTAACTTCAACCATTGCGCCACGTGGCGAAAGCTTCTGCTCATTAACGGTATTAACAGACGAAGTAACCGTTGTTGAAAATGCTATTGAAGATGCTGTTGTAGCACAAAATCCGTTGGTTTGCGGCGATTTTGGGTTGCGTTTTTATGCGGGTGCTCCCTTAATAACCTATGATGGTTACCGGATTGGTACCCTTTGTATAGTTGATACAAAGCCAAGGACATTCAGCGCTCATGAGCGATCCATCTTACAAGGTATTGCCCGGATTGTAATGGAGCAAATAGAGTTGCGCCTGAAAAACCTTGACGAGGCCGATAAGCAGGATGTCACAAATGAGCAGTTGCAGCAAAGCAACAATCAACTGATAGCAAGCGAAAAACACTTCCAGCACATTTTAGACACCATGGCCGAAGGTGTAGGTATTATTGATCTTTCGGGCAGGTTGGTATATGCTAATGCCATGGCGCAAAAGATACTAGGCTTAACCCAGCACGAGATCAAACAACGCACATACTATGATGCAAGCTGGAAAAACCTGCGTATAGATGGTACAGAGCTTCCCGACAGCGAGCACCCGATGTCAATCATGATGCAGACGCAAAAACCTGTTTTTGATTACGAAATTGCTGTACAACCTGACAAGGGCGAGCGTTTTTATATTTCGATAAATGCCGCTCCTATTGTTGACCCGGAAACGAATGAACTTACAGGCGGTGTGGGTACATTTATGGACGTAACCAACCGCAGAAGAGTGCTCCAGCAAAAAGATGAGTTTATAAACGTAGCAAGCCATGAGCTTAAAACTCCGGTAACTAGTTTAAAAGCCGCCATGCAAATAATAGAGCGGTTAAAGGAAAAGCCTAATCCTGCAATGTTTGATAAGATGATCGCCCAGGCTAACAAGAGCCTTGAAAAGCTGGCTACCTTGCTAAACGATCTGCTAAATAGTAACAGGATATCTCAGGGGCATCTCCAGTTGCGTAAAACAAAATTTCTAGTGTCTCAACTGGTAGACGACAGCTTTTCTCATATACGCTCAGACGATAAGCATGAGATTATTTACAAGGGAGATCTTGATATTGAAGTTTATGCAGATGAGCAGCAGATAGATCAGGTTTTAGTTAACCTGGTGAATAATGCAGTTAAATATGCTCCTGATTCCCCAAACATAGTTATTGCTGCCGAGCGCCTTCAAGACGCTGTAAGGATATCTGTTAAGGATACTGGTCCGGGTATCCCGCCGGAGCACCTGCCGCACATTTTCGACCGTTATTACCGTAGTGATCACAGCAGCTACCAGTTTTCCGGGCTTGGCCTCGGGTTGTATATCTGCGCGGAGATCATTAAAAAACACAATGGTGAAATAGGCGTTGAAAGTACGTTTGGAGAAGGGACTGAATTTTGGTTCACACTGCCTACTAAAGATTAA
- a CDS encoding PQQ-dependent sugar dehydrogenase, with protein MKYKVFPVIAAALIIFSCGQNDKKVNHSKADGVSTPEKQAVDLPAPYQSKSVKNYCKVIGWPAGKTPEAPSGFTVSLFADSLRNPRNIYIAPNGDILVSEANTEATGIKKVGAAIKGVAKSQNLGQSANRITLLRDKDGDGVPETKTVFLEHLNQPYGMLILGNSFYVANTDGIWKYPYQQGQTKITVPGKMILSLPTGGYNNHWTRNLLANADNTKIFVSVGSGTNVADQGMENEKRRANILEINPDGTGERIYASGLRNPVGMSLQPGTNRLYTVVNERDELGDELVPDYLTAVKEGGFYGWPWAYFGKHEDPRLKVKRPDMVSKTLTPDFSLGPHTASLGLAFYSGKKFPSHYANGAFIGQHGSWNRSKLSGYKVGFLPFSNNAACEKMEDFLTGFVANAEKNEVYGRPVGVTVAKDGSLLVADDASNRIWRVAAK; from the coding sequence ATGAAATACAAAGTCTTTCCGGTTATTGCCGCTGCGCTGATTATTTTTAGTTGCGGACAAAATGATAAAAAAGTAAACCACAGCAAAGCCGATGGTGTAAGCACGCCTGAAAAGCAGGCTGTTGATTTACCAGCCCCTTATCAAAGTAAATCTGTAAAAAATTACTGTAAGGTAATTGGCTGGCCTGCGGGTAAAACGCCGGAAGCGCCATCCGGATTTACCGTAAGCCTATTTGCCGACAGCCTCAGGAACCCCAGAAACATTTACATAGCACCTAACGGCGACATATTGGTTTCAGAAGCAAATACCGAAGCTACAGGCATAAAAAAGGTAGGCGCTGCAATAAAAGGGGTTGCTAAATCGCAGAATCTCGGGCAAAGTGCTAACCGCATAACGCTGCTGCGGGACAAGGATGGAGATGGTGTGCCGGAAACTAAGACCGTGTTTTTAGAACATTTAAACCAGCCTTACGGTATGCTGATTTTAGGCAACAGCTTTTATGTGGCCAATACAGACGGTATATGGAAATACCCATATCAGCAAGGGCAAACAAAGATAACGGTACCCGGTAAAATGATCTTGTCATTACCTACGGGTGGGTATAACAACCACTGGACACGTAACCTGCTGGCTAATGCTGACAATACTAAGATATTCGTTTCGGTAGGTTCGGGTACTAACGTGGCAGATCAGGGTATGGAGAACGAAAAACGGCGCGCCAATATTCTGGAAATTAACCCTGATGGCACCGGTGAACGTATTTATGCCAGCGGGCTGAGAAACCCCGTGGGCATGTCGCTGCAGCCGGGCACTAACAGGCTTTATACGGTGGTTAATGAGCGCGACGAACTGGGCGACGAACTAGTACCCGATTATCTTACCGCAGTAAAGGAGGGTGGCTTTTACGGCTGGCCGTGGGCATACTTCGGCAAACACGAGGACCCAAGATTGAAAGTGAAACGCCCTGACATGGTGAGTAAAACCCTCACGCCCGACTTCTCCTTAGGACCGCATACAGCATCTTTGGGTCTCGCCTTTTATAGTGGTAAAAAGTTCCCGTCGCACTATGCTAATGGTGCTTTTATTGGTCAGCACGGTTCATGGAACCGTTCTAAATTATCTGGTTATAAAGTAGGATTTCTGCCGTTCAGCAATAATGCAGCGTGTGAAAAAATGGAGGATTTCCTCACAGGCTTTGTGGCCAATGCTGAAAAGAATGAGGTATACGGTCGTCCTGTTGGTGTTACTGTTGCGAAGGACGGATCGTTACTGGTTGCAGACGATGCAAGCAACCGCATCTGGCGGGTTGCGGCTAAATAA
- a CDS encoding proline iminopeptidase-family hydrolase yields MKLKNLFILGAACVLVTICSCTSPAAKQYEAPELAEYFKDTTAVPKTGGVKMVTINTPKGKFKVWTKTFGNSPTMKLLLLNGGPGATHEYFECMESFLPAKGIELIYYDQLGCGNSDNPKDTAMWDLPRYVEEVEQVRQALHLDKDNFYLLGHSWGGILATEYALKYQQHLKGLIISNMMISCPAYGKYANEVLAKQFDPKVLARIREIEAKKDFANPEYMQLLIPNFYEKHIVRMPQAQWPEPISRAMGKLNESLYVTMQGPSEFGISGKLTNWDRTKEIAKLTVPTLSIGAQYDTMDPKHMEWIAKQVENGSYLYCENGSHMAMYDDQKTYMRGLGKFITGINNGQKKIEL; encoded by the coding sequence ATGAAATTAAAAAACCTGTTTATCCTGGGTGCTGCTTGTGTGCTTGTTACTATCTGCTCTTGTACAAGCCCAGCAGCAAAGCAGTACGAAGCACCCGAACTTGCCGAATACTTTAAAGATACTACAGCAGTACCAAAAACCGGCGGTGTAAAAATGGTAACCATTAATACTCCCAAAGGAAAGTTTAAGGTTTGGACCAAAACGTTCGGCAACAGCCCAACCATGAAGCTGCTGCTGCTTAACGGCGGACCAGGTGCTACACACGAGTACTTTGAATGCATGGAGAGCTTTCTCCCGGCTAAGGGGATAGAGTTGATCTATTACGATCAGTTGGGTTGCGGCAACTCCGATAATCCTAAAGACACTGCCATGTGGGACCTACCCCGCTATGTGGAAGAGGTGGAGCAGGTGCGGCAAGCATTGCATTTAGATAAGGACAACTTTTACTTGTTGGGACACTCATGGGGAGGCATACTAGCTACAGAGTATGCGCTAAAATACCAGCAGCACCTTAAAGGCCTTATCATTTCAAACATGATGATAAGTTGCCCTGCTTACGGCAAGTATGCCAATGAGGTGCTGGCAAAACAGTTTGACCCGAAAGTACTGGCACGAATCAGGGAGATAGAAGCTAAAAAGGATTTTGCAAACCCGGAGTATATGCAATTGCTGATACCTAACTTTTACGAGAAACATATTGTTAGAATGCCGCAAGCGCAATGGCCCGAACCGATAAGCAGGGCAATGGGCAAGCTAAACGAATCGTTATATGTTACCATGCAGGGGCCAAGTGAGTTTGGAATTTCGGGAAAGTTAACCAACTGGGACCGCACAAAGGAGATTGCAAAGCTTACTGTACCAACCTTGAGTATAGGAGCACAGTATGATACCATGGACCCAAAGCACATGGAATGGATAGCTAAACAAGTAGAGAATGGTAGCTACTTGTATTGTGAGAACGGCAGCCACATGGCTATGTACGATGACCAGAAAACCTACATGCGCGGCCTGGGTAAATTTATTACCGGCATTAACAACGGCCAAAAGAAAATAGAATTGTAG
- a CDS encoding cobalamin-binding protein gives MSAKKIVSLLPAATEIICALGLEQDLVGRSHECDYPESITSLPVCTEAHIPEGLSSAAIDSKVKEILADALSVYEVKREVIKELAPDVVITQAQCEACAVSLPEVEQALAGYLDKPTEIISLQPNSLNGVFSDIENIAQSLDATAAATQLIEDLQERVDIIRHKLKFIENKPTVACIEWLEPMMISGNWIPELVSIAGGTPVLAQAGKHSPYVEWTDIQLQDPEVIVLMPCGFSIQRTMQEIDLLLQKPGFADLKAIKNNRLYIADGNQYFNRPGPRIVDSLEILAEIIYPKQFIFGYEGSGWIKFAL, from the coding sequence ATGTCTGCTAAGAAAATCGTTTCGCTTTTACCTGCCGCTACTGAGATCATCTGTGCCCTTGGCCTCGAACAAGACCTTGTTGGCCGCTCTCACGAGTGCGACTACCCTGAAAGCATAACGTCCTTACCTGTTTGTACCGAAGCCCATATCCCCGAAGGTTTAAGCAGCGCGGCTATAGACAGCAAAGTAAAAGAAATACTTGCCGATGCATTGTCGGTATATGAGGTAAAACGGGAGGTTATAAAAGAACTTGCCCCTGATGTGGTGATCACCCAGGCGCAGTGCGAAGCTTGTGCAGTATCATTACCCGAGGTGGAACAGGCGCTTGCGGGTTATCTCGACAAACCTACTGAGATAATCTCCCTGCAGCCAAACAGCTTGAACGGCGTGTTTAGTGATATTGAAAATATCGCACAATCTCTGGATGCAACTGCTGCTGCAACGCAGCTGATTGAAGATCTCCAGGAGCGTGTGGACATCATACGCCACAAGCTAAAATTTATTGAAAATAAGCCGACAGTCGCCTGTATAGAGTGGCTGGAACCAATGATGATATCCGGTAATTGGATACCTGAACTGGTAAGTATTGCGGGCGGCACACCTGTACTGGCGCAAGCAGGCAAACATTCGCCGTATGTAGAATGGACCGATATACAACTACAAGACCCGGAGGTAATCGTATTAATGCCTTGCGGGTTCTCCATCCAGCGCACCATGCAGGAAATAGATCTGCTGCTGCAAAAGCCGGGTTTTGCTGATCTGAAAGCCATAAAAAACAACCGCCTGTACATTGCCGACGGCAATCAATACTTTAACCGCCCCGGGCCGCGCATTGTAGATTCGTTGGAGATACTTGCCGAAATCATTTACCCAAAACAGTTCATATTTGGGTATGAAGGCAGCGGATGGATCAAGTTTGCACTTTAA
- a CDS encoding family 20 glycosylhydrolase → MNRLAILIVALLVNVKAFTKAAEPTINPRDLTITWEVVDNNYQNKQQALTAITITNHSKATFPSNGWKLYFNSSRNFIADATSGNARVEQLNGDLYSFTPNTKFTEIKPGESGRIEFICESIVVNFTDAIENPYLVWDAEPAKGYALGDFVVKSFNPTYPGLITPDVLFNQNKTIEDIPYNKLVKVFPTPVSYQETGGNFTLTPAVDVTYEPEYNGEANSLFADLTKLFGKPVTGKGTASKGILIAKDASLGAEAYKLSVTPNKVTITASTPVGIFYGIQSFKTLIPPSAWTKPASSIQVPCVEVTDQPRFGHRAVMLDVARNFQNKAEVMKLIDGMALYKLNTLHLHLTDDEGWRIEIPSLPELNAIGSKRGHTLDSKTHLPPSHGSGPDFSNTAGTGFYTKADYIEILKYATDRHINVIPEIEAPGHARAAIKAMDARYERMLAAGDKAGAEKYLLRDLNDKSQYRSVQYWNDNVIDVSIPSTYAFMETVTNDLVALYKQAGAPLETIHFGGDEVPAGVWEKSPSWLTLKASHPELKEARDVWYYFYGRLNDMLKKRGLALSGWEEVGLLKTSVDGQSTYVPNPAFANEGMRMDVWNNVLGDGQEDLAYKLANGGYKVVLTCVTNLYFDMANYKSFDEPGYYWGAYLGIDKFFSFIPFDYFKNADVDKSGQPINRAIFTGKQRLTDYGKSNILGLQGALWAETVKSGERMEYMIFPKLLALAERAWAKDPEWANEKNPVKSKELYQDDWNHFMNVLGKRELPRLNYYSGGFDFRLPKPGVINQGGQYVANIQYPGLTIRYTTNGKEPDAKSKIYTGPVDASGVVKFRAFDNKGRGGNVAEAGFESTKPAL, encoded by the coding sequence ATGAACCGCCTTGCAATACTGATCGTTGCCTTACTAGTGAATGTAAAAGCTTTCACCAAAGCCGCCGAACCAACAATCAATCCACGTGACCTAACCATAACCTGGGAAGTTGTAGATAACAATTATCAGAATAAGCAGCAGGCACTTACCGCTATTACCATTACCAACCATAGTAAGGCCACCTTCCCGTCTAACGGCTGGAAGCTATATTTTAATTCCTCACGTAACTTTATTGCAGATGCTACCAGCGGCAACGCCCGTGTAGAACAACTTAACGGCGACCTTTACAGCTTTACTCCTAATACAAAATTCACAGAGATAAAGCCGGGCGAAAGTGGCAGGATAGAGTTCATTTGCGAATCTATTGTTGTTAATTTTACAGACGCCATAGAAAACCCTTACCTGGTGTGGGATGCAGAACCTGCTAAAGGTTACGCCCTGGGAGATTTCGTAGTGAAATCTTTTAATCCCACCTACCCCGGACTGATCACCCCTGATGTACTGTTCAACCAGAATAAGACCATTGAGGATATTCCCTACAACAAGCTGGTAAAGGTATTCCCTACACCTGTAAGCTATCAGGAAACAGGCGGCAACTTTACTTTAACCCCGGCTGTAGACGTAACTTACGAACCAGAATACAATGGAGAGGCTAACAGCCTGTTTGCCGATCTCACCAAGCTTTTTGGCAAACCGGTTACCGGAAAAGGCACAGCCAGCAAAGGGATATTGATTGCTAAAGACGCATCGTTAGGTGCGGAAGCTTACAAGCTTAGCGTTACACCCAATAAAGTGACCATAACCGCATCTACACCGGTTGGGATATTTTACGGGATACAATCTTTTAAGACACTAATACCGCCATCTGCATGGACTAAACCCGCATCATCAATACAGGTACCCTGCGTTGAAGTGACCGATCAACCACGTTTTGGGCATCGCGCGGTTATGCTTGATGTTGCCCGTAACTTTCAGAACAAGGCAGAAGTGATGAAGCTGATAGACGGCATGGCGCTTTATAAGCTAAATACATTGCACCTGCACCTTACTGACGATGAAGGATGGCGTATTGAGATACCATCTCTGCCAGAGCTTAACGCAATAGGAAGCAAACGGGGGCATACTCTAGACAGTAAAACCCACTTGCCCCCGTCACATGGCTCAGGGCCAGATTTTAGTAACACTGCAGGAACAGGCTTTTACACCAAAGCAGATTACATTGAAATATTAAAGTATGCTACAGACAGGCACATTAACGTCATTCCCGAGATAGAAGCACCCGGCCATGCAAGGGCCGCTATAAAGGCTATGGACGCACGTTACGAGCGGATGCTTGCGGCTGGCGATAAAGCAGGCGCTGAAAAATATCTGCTGCGCGACCTTAACGATAAAAGCCAGTATCGCTCGGTACAGTACTGGAATGATAACGTGATTGACGTTTCGATACCATCCACTTATGCCTTTATGGAAACGGTGACCAACGACCTGGTTGCCTTATACAAACAAGCCGGTGCGCCTTTAGAAACCATTCACTTTGGCGGCGACGAAGTGCCGGCAGGCGTTTGGGAAAAATCGCCTTCGTGGCTCACGCTTAAAGCATCGCACCCGGAATTAAAAGAAGCACGTGATGTATGGTACTACTTTTACGGACGCTTAAACGATATGCTGAAAAAACGCGGCCTGGCGCTTTCAGGCTGGGAGGAAGTAGGCTTGCTGAAAACATCTGTAGACGGGCAAAGCACTTATGTACCTAATCCTGCCTTCGCCAACGAAGGTATGCGTATGGATGTGTGGAACAACGTACTGGGTGACGGACAGGAGGATCTTGCCTACAAACTTGCGAATGGCGGCTACAAGGTGGTGCTTACCTGTGTAACCAACCTTTATTTTGACATGGCCAACTATAAGTCGTTTGATGAACCAGGTTATTACTGGGGAGCTTACTTAGGGATAGACAAATTCTTCTCTTTTATACCTTTCGATTACTTCAAGAATGCAGATGTAGACAAGAGTGGCCAGCCTATTAACCGGGCTATTTTTACAGGGAAGCAGCGACTTACCGATTATGGAAAGAGTAACATACTGGGCCTACAAGGTGCGCTTTGGGCCGAAACGGTAAAATCAGGCGAGCGGATGGAATACATGATCTTCCCAAAACTGCTTGCATTGGCCGAACGCGCCTGGGCTAAAGATCCGGAATGGGCCAACGAAAAAAACCCTGTAAAAAGCAAAGAGCTTTACCAGGACGACTGGAACCATTTTATGAACGTGCTTGGCAAACGCGAGCTACCGAGGTTAAACTATTACAGCGGCGGTTTTGATTTCCGGTTACCAAAACCCGGCGTCATCAACCAGGGCGGCCAGTATGTAGCCAATATTCAATACCCAGGCCTTACTATCCGGTACACTACCAACGGTAAAGAGCCGGACGCGAAAAGCAAGATCTATACCGGGCCGGTAGATGCTAGCGGAGTGGTGAAGTTCCGCGCGTTTGACAACAAAGGTCGCGGAGGCAACGTAGCCGAAGCCGGGTTCGAGTCGACTAAACCAGCGCTATAA
- a CDS encoding LysE family translocator: MIFLTFFIGIIANFIGYIPPGNINLTLVQITINRGIKQALQFIIAFSCVEFFFTYLIMQGAKWLSEQVRLDTLIDWVMVVLFTTLGTITWLNRNKPPKTTYSEHASIKYGILLGFLNPMQIPFWMITGTYLITHEWIEESRLALAIFSVGSAAGAFLALFLYARFAKFLQRRFELSTRIIDTGIAILFFALAAYHIFKQIYLVYFKAH, translated from the coding sequence ATGATATTCCTAACCTTTTTCATCGGCATCATCGCCAACTTTATCGGCTACATTCCGCCGGGCAATATCAACCTTACTTTAGTACAAATCACTATTAACCGTGGCATTAAACAAGCGCTGCAGTTTATTATAGCCTTTTCCTGCGTAGAGTTCTTTTTTACCTACCTGATCATGCAGGGTGCGAAATGGCTGTCAGAACAGGTGAGGCTGGATACCCTTATCGACTGGGTTATGGTAGTGCTATTTACCACGTTGGGTACCATTACATGGCTAAACCGCAACAAGCCACCTAAAACTACCTATTCCGAGCACGCCAGTATAAAATACGGCATCCTGCTGGGCTTTCTTAATCCTATGCAGATTCCGTTTTGGATGATAACCGGGACTTACCTGATCACTCACGAGTGGATAGAAGAGAGTCGGCTCGCGCTAGCTATATTCAGTGTAGGTTCCGCAGCTGGAGCATTTCTGGCACTGTTCTTATATGCCAGGTTTGCTAAGTTTTTACAACGGAGATTCGAATTGAGCACACGTATAATAGATACCGGCATTGCAATTCTATTCTTCGCGTTAGCTGCATACCACATTTTTAAGCAGATATACCTGGTGTATTTTAAAGCACATTGA
- a CDS encoding TonB-dependent receptor translates to MNKHLLFTSVISFSSIIAVAQQKPAPVKTDSVKQLQTVTVKGYLSEQPVLSVPASVSVLGAQQLKLQPDNSFVTALNTIPGIRAEERSPGSYRLSIRGSLLRSPFGVRDVKVYFDEIPLTDAGGNTYLNAIDVSNVRHIEILKGPDGSLFGANSGGVALLSPVNRLDSSYLSAGINGGSYGLFHQKVSLQKSSGNNRFNFNQSYQHYDGYRQNSRMYRTYLQAGDAYQYAPKSELRATALYSDLDYQTPGGLNFAQLQANPRAARLATATLPSAIDQRIRINTKMLLGGLVNDAQLADGVRNVLTVFGNHVDFANPFITNYEERNENTYGLRTYFGFAGKTSENFSGKLNVGMEWQQTNSLISNFNTNKGVKADTQRVDKINTNQHFFFARYAADIYKRLHAEAAVSLNYYRYKFRNSFPLKENDFNDRDFSAQVMPRLALSYQITNDFIWRASVSRGYSTPTTAEVRPTNNIVNTGLQAQYGWNYETGFRLRNKDESMLLDASVFYYRISNAIVRQLNPDETEYYTNAGGTKQPGMELSFTDWLIRRNNVGFIRGLQFNTAVSVSRFNFKDYNVAGNNYSGNRLTGVPREVIVSSIQVLLPQSLSLFVQHNYTSKIPLNDANTVYANKYNLLQANASWAHRVGRSRLEVYFGADNLLNEKYSLGNDLNAVGNRYYNPAPPRNYYAGVGVEL, encoded by the coding sequence ATGAACAAACATCTACTTTTTACTTCGGTAATATCGTTCTCTTCCATAATTGCTGTTGCGCAGCAAAAACCCGCACCTGTCAAAACAGATTCTGTAAAGCAACTGCAAACTGTAACTGTAAAGGGTTATTTAAGCGAGCAGCCGGTGCTTAGTGTACCTGCATCGGTAAGTGTGTTGGGTGCTCAGCAATTAAAGCTACAGCCGGATAACTCGTTTGTTACCGCGCTGAATACCATACCAGGAATACGGGCCGAAGAGCGTTCACCGGGCAGTTACCGGCTAAGCATCCGCGGAAGTTTACTACGGTCGCCGTTTGGAGTGAGAGATGTCAAAGTTTATTTCGATGAAATACCACTAACTGATGCCGGCGGCAATACTTACCTGAACGCGATAGACGTCAGCAACGTCAGGCACATCGAGATACTCAAAGGTCCTGATGGTAGTTTATTTGGTGCAAATAGCGGCGGCGTGGCACTGCTCAGCCCGGTGAACCGGCTGGATAGCAGCTACCTTTCGGCAGGTATAAACGGAGGCTCTTATGGCTTGTTCCACCAAAAGGTATCATTGCAAAAAAGCTCTGGTAATAACCGTTTCAATTTTAATCAATCCTATCAACATTATGACGGTTACCGGCAGAATAGCCGCATGTACCGCACCTACCTTCAAGCAGGGGATGCTTACCAATATGCTCCAAAGAGCGAGCTGCGTGCTACCGCTTTATACTCCGACCTTGATTACCAAACGCCGGGAGGGCTAAACTTTGCGCAGTTGCAGGCTAATCCGCGTGCGGCAAGGCTTGCCACTGCCACACTTCCGAGTGCTATCGACCAAAGAATACGCATCAACACTAAAATGCTTTTGGGTGGGTTAGTGAACGACGCGCAATTAGCCGACGGTGTACGAAATGTACTCACCGTTTTTGGTAACCATGTGGATTTTGCCAACCCGTTTATTACCAATTACGAAGAGCGAAACGAAAACACCTACGGTTTGCGCACCTACTTTGGATTTGCAGGCAAAACAAGCGAGAATTTTAGCGGCAAACTAAACGTCGGGATGGAATGGCAGCAAACCAATTCGCTCATTAGTAACTTCAATACCAATAAAGGCGTAAAGGCGGATACGCAACGAGTAGATAAGATCAACACCAATCAGCATTTCTTTTTCGCCCGGTATGCGGCAGACATTTACAAACGCCTCCATGCCGAAGCTGCTGTAAGTTTAAACTATTATCGCTACAAATTCCGCAACAGTTTTCCTTTAAAAGAGAACGACTTTAATGACCGTGATTTCTCGGCACAAGTAATGCCGAGGCTGGCACTTTCATACCAGATCACTAACGATTTTATATGGAGGGCTTCTGTTAGCCGGGGATATTCTACACCTACCACTGCGGAGGTACGGCCAACCAATAATATTGTAAATACCGGCTTACAGGCTCAATATGGCTGGAATTACGAAACAGGTTTCCGGTTGCGCAATAAGGACGAAAGTATGCTGCTGGATGCCTCTGTTTTTTACTATCGCATAAGTAACGCTATTGTTCGCCAGCTAAATCCCGACGAAACAGAGTATTACACCAATGCGGGCGGTACCAAACAGCCAGGGATGGAGCTGTCGTTCACCGATTGGCTTATCCGCAGGAACAATGTAGGCTTCATTCGCGGGCTGCAGTTTAATACAGCAGTGAGCGTAAGCCGTTTTAATTTTAAGGATTATAACGTAGCCGGCAACAATTACTCAGGCAACAGGCTTACGGGCGTACCTCGCGAGGTTATCGTATCATCAATACAGGTTTTACTTCCTCAAAGCTTGTCACTATTTGTTCAGCATAACTATACCTCTAAGATCCCGCTTAATGATGCTAACACGGTTTATGCAAACAAGTATAACCTGTTGCAGGCAAATGCTTCCTGGGCGCATAGAGTTGGTAGGAGCAGGTTAGAGGTTTACTTTGGTGCAGACAACCTGCTGAATGAAAAGTATAGCTTAGGTAATGACCTTAATGCTGTAGGTAACCGTTACTACAACCCTGCACCACCAAGAAATTACTACGCCGGAGTAGGAGTGGAGCTCTAA